Below is a window of Agrobacterium vitis DNA.
TGAAGGGAGGCGGATCAGCGACGGACAAAAACTGCTCAACATGGCACAGACAACGCGAGATCCTTCAGCATCCTCGCGCTCTTGGCCAAGGCAATCCGCTCTGTTTCGTCAAGATCAGGCACAAGATCCATCAGAATTCCACTTGAGCCAATCACCCGTGGAACGGATGCCGCGACATTGGTGACGCCAGCCAACTCCGCAGTGACGCTGGAAACGGAAAGCACATCACGCTGATCGCTGGCAATCGCCTTGACGATCCGCGCCAGACCGGCACCGATACCGTAATAGGTGGCACCTTTTCCCTTGATAATCTTGTCGGCGGCGTGCCGCACACCCGCGTCGATCTCACTGCGAACCGTGTCTGTCACCGGCTTGCCCGCCTGTTCGGCAAAAGACATCAATGGCACGGCGCCAACCATGGCATTCGACCAGGCCAACACTTCGCTATCGCCATGCTCGCCCAGAACATAGGCATGGACCGATTGCGGCGAAATCTCCAGATACCGCCCCAGCAAGCTGCGAAACCGCGCGGTGTCGAGTATGGTGCCGGAGCCGATCACTCTTTGTGGCGCAAGGCCCGAGAGCCGGGTCGCGATATCGGTCATGATGTCGACAGGATTGGAAGCGATCAGCAAAATAGCATTCGGTGCGGCTGCGAGAACCTGGTCCACGACCTGCCGGAAGACTTCCGCATTGCGGCCAAGCAACTCGAGCCGGGTTTCACCCGGTTTCTGGCTGACACCTGCCGAGATGATAACCACCCCCGCTCCAGCGAAATCATCATAATGTCCGGCCCGCACAAGGGTTGCAGAGACGAATGGCACGGCGTGGGATATGTCCTCGGCCTGGGCTTGGGCCAGATCCGTATTATAATCAACCAGCACGATTTCCGAGGCGATGCCAAGCATTGTTAACGCATAGGCCGATGCACTGCCCACCATGCCCGCTCCCACTATGCCGACCTTCATGTCCCCACTCCTGACCGCGAAACCACCCGCGTTACTGACCCCGTATTCATGCATCTTCGCGCATCTCCGCATGGAGATCTGCTGCGAAATCTCTTCGATCCCAAAGGGTTGAAAGACACTGTTATAGACTACACCATAATGTCAAACCGGCAAAAAATGCACGAAATGCGATGCCGGACGTCCTTATGTTTTCCCCATGCTACCGTGCTTATGAAGGTCCATTGCGTTCGTCACATGCACCGTTTTTACTTCACTTCTAAATCGATTGAGAGGTGTATTACTTCTGATTAAGTGGCGACAGTGACGTTACGTGAGGCGAGTGTCAACCGCGGCATCCGGCCATTTTTGAGATAGAATGACCCCTTGGGACATAAAAAATAGTGCTAGCGCAATCATTTGAGAGAGGAATGTCGGTGGATTGCGTTTGAACGGCATCGGTGCCTGATGGAATTAGCAATTGCGCTGTGCCATGAGCGACAAAGAATATCGGGAAAACGACCAGATACACCAGCACCCAAAACACAGGCTCGGCCTGTTCAATACTGAATAGCAGGAAAGCGAAGCTTTCGGACCGTTTATCTTAATCTCAAAACGGGAAGAGCGCACATTGAATGGAACGATCGAAAAGCATTTTAAAAATCATCGACCGCTTCTGCATATTTTCCCAAATCCAACCGGATTGAGCGAAAAGACGATGCGCTAAACTCAAAAAAATACAGGATTTTAAGCATGCCTGATGAAATCAGCCGGCTTTCGATTTCACCACAAAAAAGCGGCCCCGAGGGCCGCCTTGAAAACCTGAAAATGGAGAGCAGCGTCAATCAGGCTGGAACCAGGATTCCATTCAGATGCGTCATTGCGTTCAAGAACTGTTCCAGCTTGGTGCGATGTTCGTGATTTTCCGTATCATCCAGCTCAGCCTTGGCCAACTCGATCCGCTTCATCAGCGTATCGCGGCTCAATTCATCGACCGGTACGGCACTTTCCGCCAACAAGGTCAGTCTTTCCGGCGTGATATCGGCAAATCCACCGAAAATCACATATTTTCCGGTTTTTCCAGAAGCGAACTTCACCGTTACGACACCAGGCTTGATCACAGTCATCGTCGGCGCATGGTGGGCCATGACGGTCATCTCACCTTCGGTCGCCGGAATGACAACCTCGCTTACCTTTTCCGAGATCAGTAACCGCTCGGGGGAAACGAATTCGAAATTGAAATTGTCAGCCATGGCTTTTTACTTTCTAACGCTGGAAACTGAACGCACGGTCAAAAACCGTGCGTTCGTCGATCCATGGATCAGGCAGCAACAGCTGCCAGCTTCTTTGCCTTTTCAATGGCTTCGTCCATTGAGCCGACCATGTAGAAGGCGGCTTCCGGCATATGGTCGTAGTCGCCATTGACCAGACCCTTGAAGCCCTTGATCGTGTCTTCCAGCGACACCAGCTTGCCTGGCGAACCGGTGAAGATTTCGGCAACGTGGAACGGCTGCGACAGGAAGCGCTCGATCTTACGGGCGCGGGCAACCGCAATCTTGTCGTCTTCGGACAGTTCGTCCATCCCAAGAATGGCGATGATGTCCTGGAGCGACTTGTAGCGCTGCAGAGTCGACTGAACCTTACGGGCCACTTCGTAATGTTCTTCACCGACAACCATCGGGTCGAGCATGCGCGAGGTGGAGTCGAGCGGGTCAACAGCCGGGTAAATACCCTTTTCAGCGATCGAGCGGTTCAGAACCGTCGTTGCATCCAAGTGGGCAAACGACGTTGCCGGAGCCGGGTCGGTCAAGTCGTCGGCGGGAACGTAAATGGCCTGAACAGAGGTAATCGAGCCCTTGTTCGTGGTGGTGATGCGTTCCTGAAGAGCACCCATGTCGGTTGCCAGCGTTGGCTGATAACCAACCGCCGAAGGAATACGACCCAGAAGAGCCGACACTTCAGACCCAGCCTGCGTGAAGCGGAAGATGTTGTCCACGAAGAACAGAACGTCCTGGCCCTTGTCGCGGAAGTCTTCAGCGATGGTCAGACCGGTCAAGGCCACGCGCGCACGCGCACCTGGAGGCTCGTTCATCTGGCCATAAACGAGGGCGCACTTGGAACCAGCAGCAGAACCACCGTTTTCATGCGGGTCGACGTTCACCTTGGATTCGATCATTTCATGGTACAGGTCATTGCCTTCGCGGGTACGTTCACCCACGCCAGCAAACACCGAGTAGCCGCCGTGTGCCTTAGCAACGTTGTTGATCAATTCCATGATCAAAACGGTCTTGCCAACGCCCGCGCCGCCGAACAGGCCGATCTTACCGCCCTTGGCGTAAGGAGCGAGAAGGTCAACAACCTTGATGCCGGTCACCAAAATCTGAGATTCAGTCGATTGCTCAACATACTCAGGAGCAGGCTGGTGAATCGCGCGACGAGCAGTCGTCGTCACCGGCCCAAGTTCGTCGACCGGTTCCCCGATGACGTTCAGAATACGTCCGAGCGTTTCGTCACCGACAGGCACGGAGATCGGAGCGCCGGTATCGGAAACCGGTTGACCACGTACCAGACCTTCGGTCGAGTCCATGGCAATGGTCCGCACCACATTTTCACCGAGATGCTGCGCCACTTCCAGAATCAGACGATGGCCGCCGTTTTCTGTTTCCAACGCATTCAGGATCGGCGGCAAGACGCCGTCGAATTTCACATCGACGACGGCGCCGATGACCTGGGTCACCTTGCCCGCTGCGGGAGATGTCTGGGTCGCTGCCCTAGCCATATTCATACCCTCTTTTGTTCAAGCTCAGAGCGCTTCGGCGCCTGCAATGATTTCGATGAGTTCGGTGGTGATCTTGGCCTGCCGCTGGCGATTGTAACTCAGCGTCAACTTGTTGATCATCTCACCGGCGTTGCGCGTGGCATTGTCCATAGCGCTCATTTTAGCGCCCATTTCACCGGCGGCATTTTCAAGAAGCGCACGGAAAATCTGCACCGCAATGTTGCGCGGGATCAGGTCGGACAAGATCGAAGCCGCATCCGGTTCGTAATCATAGATCGCGGCAGCGCTGCTGGAAGCTGCCGGAGCATCGCCAACAGCCGCTGGAATCAACTGACGGGCTGTCGGGATCTGGCTTATAACCGACTTGAACTCCGAATAGAACAAGGTGCAGACGTCGAATTCGCCCTTGTCGAACATGGAGATCACCTTGCGAGCAACCGTATCCGCATTTTCAAACGCAACGCGCTTGACCTCGCGAAACTCTGTCCGCTCGACGATCAATGCACCGAATTCCCGGCGCAAACTGTCATAGCCCTTCTTGCCGACGCAATAGATCTTCACGGTCTTACCCGCTGCCAGCAAGCTGCGCACATGATCACGCGCAAAGCGCGAGATCTGTGAATTGAAACCGCCGCAAAGACCACGCTCGGCCGTGCAGACGACGAGCAGATGCACGTCGTCCTTGCCAGTGCCCGTCATCAGCGTGGACACGCCGTCATCACTGCCAACCGCCTGGGCGATATTGGCGAGAACGGCGCCCATGCGCTGGGAATACGGCCGGGCGGCCTCGGCCGCCTCCTGCGCACGACGCAACTTAGCCGCAGCGACCATTTTCATCGCTTTGGTGATTTTCTGCGTCGCCTTGACGGAGGCGATCCGGTTTTTCAGATCCTTTAGTGAAGGCATCCGTTAATCCGTCCTTGGCTCGAGTCCGATTTAGGCGAAAGACTTTGCGAACGTATCGAGAGCAGTCTTGAGCTTGCCCTTGACGTCGTCGCTGATAGCCTTCTCCGTGCGGATTGCATCGAGAATGTCCTTGCCTTCTGTCCGGAGATAGGAAAGCACGCCATGCTCAAACCGACCGACATCACTGACGGCAAGCTTATCGAGATATCCGTTGACACCAGCGAAAATCACAACAACCTGCTCCTCCACCTTCAACGGGGAAAATTGCGGCTGCTTCAAAAGTTCGGTGAGGCGCGCACCACGGTTCAGCAAGCGCTGCGTGGCAGCATCAAGGTCGGAACCGAACTGGGCGAAGGCGGCCATTTCACGATACTGGGCAAGCTCACCCTTGATCGAGCCAGCAACCTGCTTCATGGCCTTGATCTGAGCGGCAGAACCAACACGCGAAACCGACAAACCAACGTTCACAGCGGGACGAATGCCTTGATAGAACAGGTCGGTTTCAAGGAAGATCTGGCCGTCGGTGATCGAGATCACGTTGGTCGGAATGAAGGCCGACACGTCGTTGCCCTGGGTTTCAATCACCGGCAGAGCGGTGAGCGAACCAGCGCCACGCTCGTCGGAGAGCTTGGCAGCACGCTCAAGCAGACGCGAATGCAGATAGAAAACGTCACCAGGATAAGCTTCGCGGCCCGGAGGACGACGCAGCAACAGCGACATCTGACGGTAAGCAACAGCCTGCTTGGACAAGTCGTCGTAAGCGATCAGGGCGTGCTGGCCCTTATCGCGGAAATATTCGCCCATCGTGCAGCCAGCGAACGGAGCCAGATACTGCATAGGAGCAGGATCAGAAGCGGTTGCCGCGATGATGATGGAGTATTTCAGAGCGCCACGCTCTTCCAGAACCTTGACGAACTGGGCGACGGTGGAGCGCTTCTGGCCGATAGCCACGTAAACGCAGAACATCTTGTCATCGCCACCAGCATCATGTGCAGGCTTCTGATTGAGGAAGGTGTCGAGAATGATGGCGGTCTTGCCGGTCTGACGGTCGCCAATGACCAACTCGCGCTGGCCGCGACCAACCGGGATCAGAGCATCGATAGCCTTGATGCCTGTCGACATCGGCTCATGAACGCCCTTGCGCGGAATAATACCAGGAGCCTTGACGTCAACGCGCGAACGGATTGCCGAGTTGATCGGACCTTTGCCGTCAATCGGATTGCCGAGAGCGTCAACAACGCGACCCAGCAGCTCAGGACCAACAGGAACTTCAACGATGGCGCCGGTCCGCTTAACGGTGTCGCCTTCCTTGATGTCGCGGTCGGAGCCGAAGATAACCACGCCGACATTGTCGGATTCGAGGTTCAGCGCCATACCCCGGATACCACCGGGAAACTCGACCATTTCACCGGCCTGAACATTGTCCAGACCGTAGACGCGGGCAATACCGTCACCGACGGACAGAACCTGGCCGACTTCGGAAACTTCAGCGTCCTGGCCAAAGTTCTTGATTTGATTTTTCAGAATTGCGGAAATTTCCGCGGCGCGGATATCCATCAGCCAACCTCTTTCAGTGCAAGCTTAAGGGTGGAAAGTTTGGTGCGAAGAGACGTGTCTATCTGACGGGAGCCGATCTTGACGATCAGACCACCCAGGAGAGACGGATCGACAGTCACGAACATCGTAACGGTCTTTCCGGTCGCGCTCTTCAGCGCCTCCTTCAGTTCGGTTTCCTGCGCCGGGGTCAGCGCATGAGCAGAGGTCACATCAGCAGCCAGTTCGCCACGGTGGCGCGCCGCGATAATGCGGAAGGCTGCGATCATGCCGGGAACGGCAAACAGGCGACGATTGGCTGTAACGAGCTTCAGGAAATTGCCGACGAGGCCGCCAATTTCAGCCTTGTCACACAGAGCTGCGATGGCAGAAGCCTGCTGCTCGCTGGTGAAGGCCGGGCTGGTCACCAGCCGCTGCAGATCAACGCTCTCGTCGATCATCGCCTGGAAACGATTGAGATCACCAGCCACCGCATCCACAGAATCCGCCTCGCGCGCCAGCTCGAAAAGCGACGACGCATAGCGCTCTGCAACTGCGGAAACCGGCTGACCGGACATAGGCTGGGATGTGTCTGCCACGGGCACAAAATTCCCTGAATGTTACTCAAAACTGTCGCATGCGCCGGCTGGCGCAACACCAGTTTGATATCGTTTAAGTTTTCCCCCGGACTTCACAAGCAGTGCAGCTTGTATCGTCCAAATTTGCGGTCCGTCTAGCATACGATCCCCGGACTCGCAACACGGGTATTAACGGAATAAACGAGGAGGGCAACCCGCTTTTGACGATTTTGTGATCTTCACCGTCAAATTAATGAGGCGGATTGCGCGAAATCGCGTCACACTAGGCCAAAGACGTAGATGAAAGGCAAAATGCCTAAAACAGTAACGGCAATTATAAGTAGAAAATTGCGCCAGGTCGCTCCGCGAGCTCCCCCATGGTCCGACAGGATCGACAAAATCAAACCAAACAGCCCGACCCCCAGAGTGATCCCATAGGCCAGATAGAGCATTGGCTGGGCCAGCATCACGGCGCTTGCGCCAAGGCCGGTCATCATGCCGCCACCCAGACGTAGCGCGGCCAACCCTTCCCGGCGGCCCTCCCACCCGCTCAAGCCGAGCCCCCGAAGGGTGATGCCCGGGGCAAACATGATGAACAGGCCCAGAAGGGCAAAGAGCGCGGCGCTGGCAAAGGCCAGTTGCTCGCCGGTTTCGGTCGGAAAATAGAATTCCATAGCAGCCTCTGGTGGTCCTCTGTGATCGTCCCTGTCTCAGGCCTGGATACGGCGCAAAACAGGAGGATGAATCGTATTTGCGCTCTTATGCCACAGGCAAATCCAGGCGCAATATCTGGCTTTCGTCACCTCAAGCGCTGAAGGTCCTTTTTACGAGGGATTATTGGAAATCACCCGTCGTATTCCCCGGCATCAAAGAAAGCTCTGCGGATCGACATCCACTTGCACCTGGATGGAGCGACGCTCTTTCGGGCCGTTGCTCAGCATCGCAGCGACAAAAGCCTGCATGTCGCTGGCTTTGCGGCCATGAATGAGCAGGCGGAAACGATGGCGGCCACGGATCAACGCCAGCGGTGCCTCGGCTGGCCCCAGAATGGCGATGCCGCTGACGGCAGGGGCGGCCTGGCGCAATTGCCGGGCATGTGTTTCGGCATCCGCCCTGTTGTCCGCCGACACGATGATCGAGACAAGCCGCCCGTAAGGCGGCAGCACCGCCCGCTCCCGCTCGGTAATTTCCCGCTCATAAAAGGCATCGGCATCGCCGGAGACGATGGCTTGCATCACCGGATGCTGCGGTTGATAGGTCTGCAAAAGTCCATGGCTTTTCAAGCCGGTGCGCCCCGCCCGACCCGTCACCTGACTGAGCAATTGGAAGGTTCGCTCAGCGGCGCGTGGATCGCCATTGGCAAGACCGATATCGGCATCGACGATGCCGACAAGCGTCATCAGCGGGAAATTATGCCCCTTGGCCACCAATTGCGTGCCGATGACAATATCCGCTTCGCCCTTGGCAATGGCTTCCAGTTCCAGTCTGAGCCGCTTGACGCCGCCGAGATCCGACGACAAGACCAGAGTGCGCGCGTCTGGGAAGTGCCGTTCCACCTCCTCGGCAATCCGCTCCACCCCCGGCCCGCAGGCAACGAGATGGTCCAGCGTCCCGCATTCGGGGCAGGCATTGGGCGTCGGCTCGGCATAACCGCATTGATGGCATTGAATCTGGCCGCGAAACCGGTGCTCCACCAGCCAGCTGGAACATTGCGGACATTGGAAACGGTGGCCGCAGACCCGGCACAGCGTGAGCGGCGCATAGCCCCGCCGATTGAGAAACAACAGCGCCTGCTGCTGTTTTTCCACCGTCTTGCCGATGGCCCGCAGCATGAGAGGCGAAAGAAACCCGCCCCTTTCCGGCGGATGGCGGCGCATATCGACAAGATGCAGATCCGGCATCGCCGCATCGGCAAAACGGGTTGGCAGGTGAATACGCTTGTAGCGACCGCTATAACTGTTGACCTGGCTTTCGACGGATGGCGTGGCCGAGACCAGCACGGCGGGAATGCCAGCAATCCGCGCCCGCACCACCGCCATGTCGCGGGCATTATAAAACACCCTGTCTTCCTGCTTGAAGGCCGGATCATGCTCTTCATCGACAATGATCAGCCCCAGATCGGCAAAGGGCAGAAACAGCGCCGAACGCGCACCGGCCACCACCCGGATGTCGCCTGTCGCTGTCTGACGCCAGACTTTTTCACGGGTCCGGGTGGCAAGATCGGAATGCCATTCGCCGGGCTTGGCGCCAAACCGGTCCTGAAATCTTTCCAGAAACGCCGTGGTCAGGGCGATTTCCGGCAAAAGGATCAGCACCTGGCGGCCCTGACGCAGGGTTTCGGCAATTGCTTCGAAATAGACTTCCGTCTTGCCGGACCCTGTGACGCCATCAATCAATGCCACCGAAAACCCGCCGTCCCGAACACTTTCCACCAACACCTCAGCTGCACCCAGTTGCGGACCGGAAAGACGATGGGCGGCGTAATCCGAGTCCGGCAGCGCCACCAGCGGTGGAGGCGGCAGAAATACGGTTTCAAACAGGCCGAGCTTTGCCATGCCATCAACAACCGAGGTCGAGACCCCTGCCGCATGAGCAAGCCCGCTCTTGGTCCAGGAAAGCCCATCCTCAGCCAATTCCAGCACTTTCCTGCGAGCCGGGGTCAGTTTTTCCGGGGCATGACCGCTGTAGCGTAAACCTTCGATCATCGGGTCAGGATCGAAGGCGGCAGGCGCGCGCAAAGCCATGCGAGCCACCAATCCGGGTGGAGAAAGAGTATAGGCCGCCACCCAGTCGATGAACCGGCGCATGCCCGCATCCAACGGAGGGCAATCGAACAGTTTCTCAATACTACGCAATTTGGCGGGATCAACCTTGGCCCCATCATCGTCGCCGTCCCAGACAACGCCAACCACTTTGCGCGGCCCAAGCGGCACCTGCACGATGGCGCCAGGCGTCAGCATCATCTCATCGGGAACGGCGTAACTGTAAGGCCCCGGCGCCGGCAAGGGCACCAGGACGGGGACGGCGCGGCGGGCAGGACCGGCCTTGGCGCGCGGACCAAACAGATCTGACGATTCGGTGCTCATTGCGCCGGACCATGCCCCCGAACAGAACAAAATGGAACCGGAAATTTACGCCGTGATAGCCCGCACCCGACACTGGGATGGATGCGGGCAGTAGGGTACTCACCCCACCCGCCGCAAACCGGTCGATGGCTGGGAACCGGTGGCTCCATGGGCGGGATGAAGATTAAACCGCCGGACCAGATCAAGCAGAACCGTTGCCTCGGAGGCCAGCGCCGCACTCGCCGCATTGGTTTCCTCGACCATGGCGGCATTTTTCTGGGTTACCTGGTCCATCTGGTTTACAGCGGTGTTGACTTCGGACAGACCGACGGACTGTTCGCGTGCGGACAGAGCAATGGCATCCATATGCCGATTGATCGTCACGATATAATCCACAATGGTCTTTAGTGATTCGCCGGTATTGCGCACCAGTTCCACGCCTCTGTCCACTTCGACCGTCGAATTGCGGATCAGTTCCTTGATTTCGCGGGCCGCCTGGGCAGAGCGCTGGGCAAGCTCGCGGACTTCCTGAGCGACGACGGCAAAACCCTTGCCAGCCTCGCCCGCCCGCGCCGCTTCCACGCCAGCGTTCAGCGCCAGAAGATTGGTCTGGAAAGCAATCTCATCGATCACCCCGATAATATTGGCGATCTGGTTGGACGATTGTTCGATGCGCTGCATGGCATTGACCGCATCCGCCACAACACGGCCCGAGCTGGTCGCACTGCTATTGGCCTCGACGGCGACTGTTCTGGCTTCTTCGGCACGCTTGGAAGAATTGCCGACATTGGCGGTGATCTGGTCGAGGGCCGCCGCCGTCTCTTCCAGCGATGCCGCCTGTTGTTCCGTGCGCTTCGACAGTTCATCGGAACTACCGCTGATTTCCAGTGAGCCATTGTCAATCGATTGCGAGGCCTGGGTCACGGCGATCATCGCCTCGCGCAACTGGGTGATGGCCGCGTTGAAATCGGCCCGCAGGCTTTCGAATTCTGGCGCGAAGGGCTGGTCCAGCCGGAACGTCAGATCGGCATTGGCAAGATGCTTGAGGCCATCGGCAAGGCCGGACGTGGCCTGGGCCATCGCTTCGGCCCGCAATCTGTCGACTTCTGCGGTGCGGCGGCGTTCGGTTTCCGTCGTCTGGCGGCTGGCGGCCGCATCCTGCTCCAACTGGCGGTTAGCGACGGCATTGTCACGGAACACGCCGACCGCATCGGCCATAGCACCGATTTCATCGGCCCTGCCCGCGCCAGGAATGGTGATATCCGTCTCGCCACCGGCAAGCTGGCCCATGCTGGCCGTCATGGCCCGGATGGGCTTGGCAATGCTGAGCGCCACGAACCACATGGCGCCGATACCGCCGGCCGCGATGATAAGGGCGACGATAGCCTGGAAGATGATATCGCTGCCGCCGCGCTGGGTCAGCGCCTGGTCCAGGCTGATTGCCTCGGCCATCGCCACCGGCCTGGGCACAGACACGATCACCGACCATGGTGTCTTGGTACGCCCGATGGCGATTGGGGAAAATGCCTGAAACTGATCGGCATCGGCAAGAACGTCGGCCTTGCCAGCCTGAATCATCGGCAGAAGGCTGGAGAGCGCTGGTATCGTCTTGTCAAAACGCTGCCCGATTGTATCGGGATGCTCGCTATCGGCGACCACCAGCCCCTTGTAACTGACGATCTTAACGCCGGCCTTGCCGCCGTAGATTGAGGCGCGCACCTCCTCTGCCAGCTTCTGCACGAAGCCGAGATCGAAATCGGCCCCGGCGACACCTCGAAACTTGCCATCAATCATGATCGGCACAGACATGGTGGCAAGAAACACGTTCTTGCCCTGAACGATATAGGGCAATGGATCGAGAATGCTCTCGCCCCCTCCTTGCTGCGGGCCGATATACCAGCCGCCCTTCATCACTCCATTCGGATGCAATTCCGCACTGTCATATTCGACAAGCGGCTGAATGGCGATCTTGCCCGCCGCATCCCGGGTCCAATAGGGCAGGAAGCGCCCCGTCGAATCGGACCCCAGATCGCGGCGGTCGCGGAACTGGCTGTCATTGCCATCGAGCGCGTTCGGCTCCCAGGCGCTATAGGTGCCGTTGAAACGTGGATTATCCTTGAGCAGGTTCAGCAACATGGCGTTAAGTTGCCCGCGCCTCAGCTCCACCGCCGTACCATGGACCTTGTCGCCTGCAACGACCTCAAAACTGCGTGCCAGGTTCCGTGCGGCATCGAAAGCGCCATCCAGCGATGACCGGATAATGC
It encodes the following:
- a CDS encoding methyl-accepting chemotaxis protein is translated as MAKETNMQFKSIQMKIAVLAGLCVLSATAGLVGYGIVSAGQTRDFVGDNVTKLTEAKTREALSTLASTQSGIIRSSLDGAFDAARNLARSFEVVAGDKVHGTAVELRRGQLNAMLLNLLKDNPRFNGTYSAWEPNALDGNDSQFRDRRDLGSDSTGRFLPYWTRDAAGKIAIQPLVEYDSAELHPNGVMKGGWYIGPQQGGGESILDPLPYIVQGKNVFLATMSVPIMIDGKFRGVAGADFDLGFVQKLAEEVRASIYGGKAGVKIVSYKGLVVADSEHPDTIGQRFDKTIPALSSLLPMIQAGKADVLADADQFQAFSPIAIGRTKTPWSVIVSVPRPVAMAEAISLDQALTQRGGSDIIFQAIVALIIAAGGIGAMWFVALSIAKPIRAMTASMGQLAGGETDITIPGAGRADEIGAMADAVGVFRDNAVANRQLEQDAAASRQTTETERRRTAEVDRLRAEAMAQATSGLADGLKHLANADLTFRLDQPFAPEFESLRADFNAAITQLREAMIAVTQASQSIDNGSLEISGSSDELSKRTEQQAASLEETAAALDQITANVGNSSKRAEEARTVAVEANSSATSSGRVVADAVNAMQRIEQSSNQIANIIGVIDEIAFQTNLLALNAGVEAARAGEAGKGFAVVAQEVRELAQRSAQAAREIKELIRNSTVEVDRGVELVRNTGESLKTIVDYIVTINRHMDAIALSAREQSVGLSEVNTAVNQMDQVTQKNAAMVEETNAASAALASEATVLLDLVRRFNLHPAHGATGSQPSTGLRRVG